The Magnetococcales bacterium DNA window AGGGAGCGGGTCCACTCGATTAGACTGGTTTCGGAGCCATGAGACAGGCAGTTTGGGGAGGAGGATGCGGCGGTTATGGAAGAGGTAGCCATCATCGACTTTGAGACCACGGGGCTTTCTCCTGGGCAGGGGGCGCGGGCCACGGAGATAGCGGCCATCGTGGTGCGGGAGGGGAAGCTGGAGCGGCGCTATCAGAGTTTGATGAATGCCGGGGTGTGGGTGCCGTCGTTTATCACCCAGTTGACCGGCATTACCAACGACATGGTGAAAAGGGCTCCACCGGCGGCGCGGGTAATGGGCGAGGTGGCGGATTTTGTGGGGGATTTGCCGCTGGTGGCGCACAATGCTTCCTTTGACAGCAAATTCTGGGAGGGGGAGTTGGCGATGATCGGGCGCAAGCCCTGTCAGGAGTTTGCCTGCACCATGCTGGCGGCCCGGCGCATTGTTCCGGATGCGCCGAACCATCGCTTGACCACCTTGTCCGCTTTCATGCGGTTGCCGGATACGGGGAGGGCCCAC harbors:
- a CDS encoding 3'-5' exonuclease, yielding MEEVAIIDFETTGLSPGQGARATEIAAIVVREGKLERRYQSLMNAGVWVPSFITQLTGITNDMVKRAPPAARVMGEVADFVGDLPLVAHNASFDSKFWEGELAMIGRKPCQEFACTMLAARRIVPDAPNHRLTTLSAFMRLPDTGRAHRAMADAETAAHLLLRLESALVERYAVRELSHALMRRVQRAKVGDIERFFRA